From the genome of Nocardia sp. NBC_01503, one region includes:
- a CDS encoding conjugal transfer protein, protein MVSVTSGGRADSGAALLRRMAARRRRDNVVVVILAALAVFGGGHAILDAFSDPPPGPSDNSTISLLGKSQLAESFARDFVVTYLSAGAGQQDRIQEFVGGAQQATLPTTGRPVSDPSVVYVSRELTSGGVDVWGVTVSVRITRRIGAAADDSRQCYQVSVAMVEGRMRALSLPAAVEPPGHGPELALNYGATCAADTPLAQVAAGFLQALLTGTGDIARYTTPTSGIGALRPAPFTSAETATVNADDASCGANGSTARVLVSVNPKLDGAGTPTLAYPLTMLREAGQWQVKSVDSVPALHLPLTAGSAQSAAGAGATSTTTTTAKGPASAAQVPQATQN, encoded by the coding sequence ATGGTGAGCGTAACGAGTGGTGGACGGGCAGATTCCGGTGCGGCGCTGCTCCGCCGGATGGCCGCCCGGCGCCGCCGGGACAATGTGGTCGTCGTAATACTCGCGGCGCTGGCGGTTTTCGGCGGCGGGCACGCGATACTCGACGCGTTCTCCGATCCGCCACCGGGCCCCTCCGACAATTCGACGATATCGCTGCTCGGCAAATCCCAACTGGCCGAGTCCTTCGCCCGCGATTTCGTTGTCACCTATCTGAGTGCCGGCGCCGGACAACAGGATCGAATCCAGGAATTCGTCGGCGGTGCACAGCAGGCCACCCTGCCCACGACCGGCCGCCCGGTGAGCGATCCGAGCGTGGTCTACGTCAGCCGCGAGCTCACCAGCGGGGGAGTGGACGTGTGGGGCGTGACCGTCTCGGTCCGCATCACCCGCAGAATCGGTGCGGCGGCTGATGATTCGCGTCAGTGCTATCAGGTGTCGGTGGCGATGGTCGAGGGCCGGATGCGGGCACTGTCGCTGCCCGCCGCGGTCGAACCACCAGGCCACGGCCCCGAGCTGGCGCTGAACTACGGCGCGACGTGCGCCGCGGACACCCCGCTGGCCCAGGTGGCCGCCGGATTCCTGCAGGCGCTGCTGACCGGGACGGGTGATATCGCCCGCTACACCACCCCGACCTCCGGAATCGGCGCATTGCGTCCGGCCCCGTTCACTTCGGCGGAGACCGCCACGGTCAACGCCGACGACGCGTCGTGCGGTGCGAACGGATCCACCGCGCGGGTGCTGGTTTCGGTGAACCCGAAGCTCGACGGCGCGGGCACCCCGACCCTGGCCTATCCGCTGACGATGCTGCGTGAGGCTGGGCAGTGGCAGGTCAAATCCGTGGATTCGGTTCCCGCGCTGCATCTTCCGCTCACCGCCGGATCGGCGCAGTCGGCCGCCGGCGCGGGCGCCACCAGTACTACCACGACCACGGCCAAGGGGCCGGCGAGTGCGGCGCAGGTGCCGCAGGCAACCCAGAACTGA